In a single window of the Cucumis melo cultivar AY chromosome 11, USDA_Cmelo_AY_1.0, whole genome shotgun sequence genome:
- the LOC103499688 gene encoding short-chain dehydrogenase ptmH-like, translating into MDNTVVVLVTGCAKGGIGYEYCKAFAEHGCIVFATDVPHRAHQLLDESFHKIQTLELDVTSDESVEKAVETIISKHGRIDILVNNAGIGSSGPLAELPLQDIRKAWEVNTLGQLRMVQQVVPHMASRRSGVIVNVGSIVGNVPTPWAGSYCASKAAVHAMSHALRLELMLFGIDVVLVMPGAIRSNFGSATVENVKSQEWKLYKKFKESIEERANASQSGKSTDAEVFARDVVNKVLRKRPPKQIVSGHLSGLLSILSWLPLWLRDLYFSNRFNLNQKGRGARGRGLDMWQMRGSRTGSRIGLPGQILSCAEN; encoded by the exons ATGGACAATACAGTCGTAGTTCTAGTCACCGGATGCGCCAAAGGCGGCATTGGCTACGAATATTGCAAAGCATTTGCCGAACATGGCTGCATTGTCTTCGCCACCGACGTCCCCCACCGTGCACACCAACTGTTGGACGAAAGTTTCCACAAAATCCAAACACTTGAACTCGATGTTACATCTGATGAAAGTGTAGAAAAAGCAGTAGAAACCATAATTTCAAAGCACGGGCGTATTGATATCTTGGTAAACAATGCTGGGATTGGTAGTAGCGGTCCGCTTGCCGAGCTTCCGTTGCAGGATATAAGGAAGGCTTGGGAAGTCAACACGCTTGGCCAGCTGAGAATGGTGCAGCAAGTTGTACCCCATATGGCATCTCGCCGCAGCGGAGTCATTGTCAATGTCGGTAGCATTGTAGGAAACGTACCAACACCATGGGCAGGGTCGTATTGTGCTAGTAAGGCAGCTGTCCATGCTATGTCGCACGCGCTGCGACTCGAGCTAATGCTGTTTGGGATTGACGTAGTGTTGGTGATGCCTGGGGCGATAAGGTCGAATTTTGGGAGTGCTACAGTTGAGAATGTGAAAAGTCAAGAATGGAAACTTTACAAGAAATTCAAAGAAAGTATAGAAGAGAGGGCAAATGCATCACAGAGTGGGAAATCAACTGATGCAGAAGTCTTTGCAAGAGATGTTGTGAACAAAGTGTTGAGGAAGAGGCCACCAAAGCAAATTGTTTCGGGGCATTTGAGTGGCTTGTTGTCTATTCTTTCTTGGCTTCCACTTTGGTTGAGAGATCTCTACTTTTCTAATCGCTTCAACTTGAATCAAAAG GGGAGAGGTGCGCGCGGACGAGGGCTCGACATGTGGCAAATGCGTGGGTCGCGAACCGGTTCGCGGATCGGGTTGCCGGGTCAGATCTTGAGTTGCGCagaaaattaa